The following are encoded together in the Lactuca sativa cultivar Salinas chromosome 1, Lsat_Salinas_v11, whole genome shotgun sequence genome:
- the LOC111879241 gene encoding F-box/FBD/LRR-repeat protein At1g13570-like: MGKRKRRSVTFNGEDRISNLPEHLIDSILERVPFEDAVKTSIISKKWRYKWTSMKVLTFDNHFNAKIAKNGAIDYNEYISTINQVLNLHKGPISKFVIHIPPMLLDSFEEIDEWMMLLSRNNATKLVLYNSNRRYELPSHVFSCLGLTELILENCFFSPPLQFEGFHNLEELFLLHIDFGKSLSGNQMNLPQLKNLHFLECTNVHNFNIKATKMKSLILVTCPDANLLQLLENPSIVVFGVSFRTFEDFDRFEMINSISFLSSLTRIEDFLIEGNFLKFLSTEEIPKWLPLSMNSLKRLVLQDFEVADLDQLHVALCLLRNSPNLDTLRVHFEEPRYFVGLALDHFKAANCLDYTLKQLRTMEITCLEGLEVELLFIKLLLAHSPNLENISITPIGRLTFRRRFAIARHVMSLPRASPKAVIIYLNPEK, translated from the exons ATGG GGAAACGTAAAAGGAGATCTGTAACTTTTAATGGAGAAGATAGAATCAGTAACTTGCCAGAGCACTTAATAGACTCAATCTTAGAGCGGGTCCCATTTGAAGATGCTGTAAAAACAAGCATTATATCAAAAAAGTGGAGGTACAAATGGACCTCAATGAAGGTGTTGACTTTTGATAACCACTTCAATGCAAAAATTGCAAAAAATGGAGCTATTGATTACAATGAATATATAAGCACCATAAACCAAGTGTTAAACCTTCACAAGGGTCCTATCTCAAAATTTGTTATCCATATACCACCTATGCTTCTTGATAGCTTCGAAGAAATTGatgaatggatgatgttgttatcAAGAAACAATGCGACAAAACTCGTTCTTTATAATTCCAATCGACGTTATGAGCTTCCTTCTCATGTGTTTTCATGTTTAGGATTAACAGAGTTGATATTGGAAAATTGTTTCTTCAGTCCACCACTTCAGTTTGAAGGATTTCATAATCTTGAAGAACTTTTTCTTCTGCATATTGATTTTGGGAAGAGTTTAAGTGGAAATCAGATGAACTTACCACAACTTAAGAATCTGCATTTTCTTGAGTGTACGAATGTTCACAATTTCAACATCAAGGCTACAAAGATGAAAAGTTTGATTCTAGTCACGTGTCCTGATGCTAATTTGCTACAATTGTTGGAAAATCCTTCTATTGTTGTGTTTGGTGTATCTTTTCGGACTTTTGAAGATTTTGATAGATTTGAGATGATAAATTCCATCAGCTTTTTAAGTAGCTTAACAAGAATTGAAGACTTCTTAATCGAGGGTAATTTTCTTAAG TTTTTGTCTACAGAAGAGATTCCAAAGTGGCTTCCATTATCGATGAACAGCTTAAAACGTTTAGTGCTGCAAGATTTTGAAGTTGCTGATTTGGATCAACTTCATGTTGCTCTTTGTTTGCTTCGAAACTCACCAAATCTAGACACATTACGTGTGCACTTTGAG gAGCCTCGATATTTTGTGGGCCTAGCTTTAGATCATTTCAAAGCTGCAAACTGCTTGGACTATACTTTGAAACAGTTAAGGACTATGGAGATAACATGTTTAGAAGGATTAGAAGTGGAACTGCTTTTTATAAAGCTTCTACTTGCTCATTCACCTAATCTTGAGAATATCTCCATTACACCAATTGGACGTCTGACTTTTCGAAGAAGATTTGCGATTGCTAGACATGTTATGAGTCTCCCTCGAGCATCACCAAAAGCAGTAATCATCTACTTGAATCCCGAGAAATAG